A single window of Nicotiana tomentosiformis chromosome 1, ASM39032v3, whole genome shotgun sequence DNA harbors:
- the LOC138907948 gene encoding uncharacterized protein, whose protein sequence is MASSGLSLNTPQTFTGENYQIWSVKMKSYLETYDLWEVVMEDKLIQPLPANPTLAQIKAHSDEKIKKYKAKTIIQNSVADSIFSKIIACETIKKTWETLKQEYQGSE, encoded by the coding sequence ATGGCAAGTAGCGGTCTCTCTTTGAATACCCCACAAACTTTCACTGGTGAAAACTATCAGATTTGGTCAGTGAAAATGAAATCTTATCTTGAAACTTATGATCTATGGGAAGTTGTAATGGAAGACAAACTTATACAACCACTTCCTGCAAATCCTACCCTTGCCCAAATCAAAGCTCATTCAGATgagaaaatcaaaaaatacaaaGCCAAAACTATAATTCAAAATTCAGTTGCAGATTCAATCTTCTCTAAAATCATTGCATGTGAGACAATAAAAAAAACTTGGGAAACACTTAAACAGGAGTATCAAGGAAGTGAATGA